taaaatatgtgaAGGTGAAAACGTTTTTCAGTCCAagtttacacaaatattttaacaatggtaaaattaaatacactcTCATATGGCCAGTAATTAAACCACCGAATAGATCGATTATATTATCGACACAGCTTCCTCCACGTATTATTATAGTGTAGTTTTAATGACCATCGCAAAAAAGTGACTCGTTGCGAGACAGCTACAATTTGCTACGAGCCCTCTACGAACTGCTACGTACAATGTGCTACACGTAGAGCTTCTTACGAGCATGATCTCAGTGTGGTTGTGACCACAGAAACAAGACTGTAAATAATTGATATAGTTCTTGGTCTCCAGGTTTTTTCTAGTTCAAATCTTGATGTTGAATGGTATTTGTCTTAATGAAGTGTTAGGTCAATGATCACGTACGTTGTTGTTCAGGACTACGACGCACTGAACAGCGGGCGCATCGCTCCGCTGCAGTTCCGGCGCGCCATGGACGCCATGGGACTGGGCACGGTGCTCACGCCCGAGGAGGTGGTCTGCGTCATGAAGCACTACGTCGACCCCAACGACCCGCAGCGAGTCTGCTGGAGGACCTTCGAGGATGACTGCGACCAGGGTATGTGCACATATgctgaagtattttttaatttgtgtttctATTGTGCTCTCAAGTTGTGTCTTACGAGAGATCTCTATCTTGAAATGCCTTTATACAAAAATCGATCCAAGTTTTTCAGTGGCTAAAGATGTCATATATGGGCGATATGTGCAGTGTTCACCATCAAGGAGTTGGAGAAGCACCCGGAGGCGAAGGCGGGGTGCGCGGCGGACGCCGTGGCGGAGCTGCCGCCGCTGGGCTCGGCCGCCGACCGCGGCGAGGGCGAGAGCGGCGCCGACCTGGACGCGGCGCAGGCGGCGCTGCTGCGCGTGCGCGCCGCCTGCGCCGAGCGCTCCATCGACCTGCGCCCCGCCTTCTCCGAACACGACGAGTTAGTGCTCATTTGTATGCCGACGTGAGCCGGAGGCTCGTGAAGCGTTCGTAGCGCgagatatacatacatttaattcGGGAGTAATAACTTTATAAAGGCTTGGTTGTGTGTGCACAGACACAACAACGGGCACGTGTCGCGCGCGCAGGTGCGGCGCGTGCTGGCGCGGCTCGGCGTGCTGCCCGCCGCCGCGCACGTGCGCGCGCTCGAGGCGCGCTACCTCGACGACTGCGGCTTCAGCTACGTGCGCCTGCTCGACGAGGTACGCACCTACACGCACCTCATCGCACAGAAAATCATTACGTTTATATTAAACATGGAAATTTCTAAAATGCAAGAATCTAAACAATCCGATCTCTTGTGTCAACTCGACTATGAGTTTTATAATCGCTATGTTGACGATGGTTGTGTCGACAGATGGTGGAGCGGCCGGCGGAGAGCGCGACGATCGCGGGCCCGGCGGCGGCGCTGCAGCGCGCCCGCAAGCCGGCCGCCGCCAACCCGCTCGAGACGGACATCGTGCAGATACTCGCCAAGATCAAGGGCAAGGTACACGCCGcactcacacacacactatTTCATACACCATTCATATGCTAGCATTGTACATTTCGGATTTAATCTGTTCCTCATTTTTCTTTAATCTGTTCCTCAGTTTGCCTTctgataaaaacaaataatattgatgaattGTAAAATGCAGAGATATAATAACGGTTTACGATATAATAAAGGTTTATGGCAgcaattttttgttatatttatccAAAACATGTCAGCTGTACAATAATGACAAACAAACATCTCACATCATCGTTTGGTTGTTGTTGGTCAGATGGTCCGCGAGGGAGTGCGGCCGCGCGAGTTCCTGCGCCAGTTTGACCCTCGCAACGAGCTGGTGATCCCCCGCGCGGACTTCTACCGCGGCCTCGGCTCCGCCGGCCTCTCCCTCACGCCGCTCGAGATGGACACGCTCATGGAAGTGTCAGTCATCATTCTACTTTGCTATTATTTCTACTAGCTTTGTCTTGACCGAATGACTTCAGTcgataaacaattttaatctgAATCTTACCGAGCGATGAGtgttaaatgtatatttgtaaacgTGACATGTAGGTTCTGTGCGCCGGGCCGTCGCCGCTACGTGGAGTACGAGCGGTTCTGCTCGGTGGTGGGCGAGGCGCTGACGCAGACGGGGCTGGAGCGCGCGCCGCTGCTGGAGCCCATCCCGCACGTGCCCACCATCGACTCGCCGCTCAACTTCCTCAACTTCGAGGAGAGGAACATCGTGTCCATGGCGCTCAAGAAACTCTCTAAGTTCCCCGACCAGCTGTCCAACATACTGGAAGTGTTCCAGGTCACTCTCCACTTGTTACACACCTCACCTTGTTATACACTACGAACACGGAACACTACTGAACAGTTACACAAATACATACTGACGCACCTGACGAACTTTTGGCGTTAAATATTCGGCGACGAAAGATTCGGCGTTATAGTTCGCTAGGCTCTAACTaagcgtgtgtgtgtgtgcaggaCATGGACCGGTCGCACTGCGGCACGATCCCGCGCGTGTGCGTGGAGCGCGCGCTGTGCCAGCGCGGCCTGCTGCAGCTGGTGTCGGCGCGCGAGCGGGACCTGCTCTACAAGTGCTTCGGCTACGCGCGCGGCTGCGGCCTCGAGGTACTCACACTACCCACACTACTCCCTCACTGAGCATACTGCCTTGTATGCGATAGAGTATACAACATTCTGAATTGACGACATCAGTAACCCCCTATGCTTAGCGACTGATGGTGGCCCGTTTTATACGGCTGAGTAATTTTGGAAATACGTAGAATTGACGATTATAATCAAGATAAGTCGTGCATGCCGAAGGTTCTCTACCGAGTTGTTTTACTATATCATCTATTCATATTTTAGCATTGACGGTTCATGACAGACCATGTCAAATTAAGAGTATCCATAAAGTGATATTTTCTATGAATGTTACATGACATGTTACAGTGTAATGAGCCGTGTGTTGTTGTTCTCAGGTCAACTACCGCGCGTTCTGCAACGCGCTGGACCTGCTGTACGCCACCGCGAGCGCGCAGCCCTGCTGAGGCGCTGACCCGCTGTCTCTGTCCTTGTCTCGCACACTGTCCTCTACCAGTATTGCTGTCCTTGTTTCATTTGACGTCtacaatatacaaaatactttgCAATTACTTTCTTATAATTGTTCCGAGATCCTCGACAAAGATTATCATAGTTCAGCTAATATGCATGATATAAAGATCATTTGTAGCCTACAGCACACAGGGATAATGCAAGCCACCTGCAAGTGAAAGAATTTTGTAAATCGGTTCTGCAGTTACAGAGATTACGTCCCCTGCCTACAACCTTAAAACCTTACAAGTTATAactctttataaaatttgtGTAAATGATCGTTAAAATCGGCCTATTTTTGTTCAATGACTTAATATGGAAACTgaatattataagtagtttCGTTTGCTTCTTATTGAAATCTGTTTTTCACGGGTATGAGCAGTAGTCGAATATGTTCGGAGAGCAATCAAGTCGTACCATGTAGACGAACTGTGAAGGCCACACAAACAAACGTTACAATGGTTTAGAGAGTGTGGTACTTTGTTCCATCGGGGTGTTTTTAAAGATAAAGTtgtaattaaactaattaaatagttaGTATTGTCGTTGTATTCGTAAGCAAGATGTCAGCCGCGCTGTGTTGTCCGCGTGCAACGCTAGCCTGTAGACGTGGTCGTTACGAGCAGGTAGTGCGacacacaacacaacacaacTGCTTGTTTACTGCCCACCGACAGTGTCGctgcaaaataattaatacttctGTTAACTATTTACTTGTACTAGAGTACTTGTTATACTTTTGGCCTTGCCTCGTTTAAGAATACAACTTCATCTACAATATACTATatcattatatgtatattggaAGCAAGGTACAGCCAACACAATGTTCATGTTACTTAGGGTcgtagataaataatataatcaaaggACTGTTTTAATGAGaactttttatcatttatttgaaGTTCAGTAGATAATTTCTGACAGGTGCCGCCAGGGAGCGATAGTTCTCAGAGGTGTCCGGGGCGTAGTGGACGTAGAGCTAGGTGTTGAGGAGTTAGTCGTTGACGCGTGGTTCATACCTGTGGAGTTTCTCTGATTGAAAGCATCGTTCGAAGGCCTGTCGGTGTAAAGCTCTGTCGTGGACTCTGACTCAGTACTCGTGCTGTCGGTGTAAACCTCTGTCGTGGACTCTGACTCAGTACTTGAGCTGTCGGTGTAAAGCTCTGTCGTGGACTCTGAGCCAGCACTCGAGGTGTCGGTGTAAAGCTCTGTCGTGGACTCTGAGCCAGTACTCGTGCTGTCGGTGTAAAGCTCTGTCGTGGACTCTGAGCCAGCACTCGTGGTGTCGGTGTAAAGCTCTGTCGTGGACTCTGACTCAGTACTCGTGCTGTCGGTGTAAAGCTCTGTCGTGGACTCTGACTCAGTACTCGAGCTGTCGGTGTAAAGCTCTGTCGTGGACTCTGAGCCAGCACTCGTGGTGTCGGTGTAAAGCTCTGTCGTGGACTCTGACTCAGTACTCGTGCTGTCGGTGTAAAGCTCTGTCGTGGACTCTGACTCAGTACTCGAGCTGTCGGTGTAAAGCTCTGTCGTGGACTCTGAGCCAGCACTCGAGGTGTCGGTGTAAAGCTCTGTCGTGGACTCTGAGCCAGTACTCGAGGTGTCGGTGTAAAGCTCTGTCGTGGACTCTGACTCAGTACTCGAGCTGTCGGTGTAAAGCTCTGTCGTGGACTCTGAGCCAGCACTCGTGGTGTCGGTGTAAAGCTCTGTCGTGGACTCTGACTCAGTACTCGTGCTGTCGGTGTAAAGCTCTGTCGTGGACTCTGACTCAGTACTCGAGCTGTCGGTGTAAAGCTCTGTCGTGGACTCTGAGCCAGCACTCGAGGTGTCGGTGTAAAGCTCTGTCGTGGACTCTGAGCCAGTACTCGTGCTGTCGGTGTAAAGCTCTGTCGTGGACTCTGAGCCAGTACTCGAGGTGTCGGTGTAAAGCTCTGTCGTGGACTCTGACTCAGTACTCGAGCTGTCGGTGTAAAGCTCTGTCGTGGACTCTGAGCCAGCACTCGAGCTGTCGGTGTAAAGCTCTGTCGTGGACTCTGAGCCAGTACTCGAGGTGTCAGTGTAAAGCTCTGTCGTGGACTCTGGCTCAGTACTCGAGGTGTCGGTGTAAAGCTCTGTCGTGGACTCTGACTCAGTACTCGAGCTGTCGGTGTGAGGCTCCGCTGTGGTTTCTGTCGCAACACGTGCTGAGGTAGTGCTGTGGGGTATTGAAGAGGTACTCGGGGACTCCGTCGTGGAGCTAACACGTGCTGACGTGGTAGCACTCGTCGATGTGCTGTCATCGGGTGCTCCGGTAGTTGCGGCAGTTTGAGTGACGGTCGTTACTATCTTGCACCCCGCCTGACTCGGCCAGTCGCACACGTGTAGCACGGGGTTGAAGTGCAGGTTGGCGGGACACTCGCGGCACACGGGCGGCAAGTACGGCTGCACGCAGTAGTAGAACAGCTGGCAGTCGTCCGGGTGCGGCACCAGCGCGTCCGTACTGTGCACCTCGCTGCATGACAACTGCGTCACCGAGTTGCGCTCGCAGCGGTCTGATGTGCTCAGCCTAGTCAAAAAACAAACGATCGCAAAATTAACATGcatagtcaaaaatattttctcagaGTCATGTAAAAGCGCGTATGATAGGAATTTGTACTCATGCAGACTGTACGATGCGGTGGCGGCCTATTGTAGCGACTAACCACCATTTATGATTATGACAACTGACTATGATAGAAAGTTGTTTAAAGTAACTCATTTACTAACTCTCCTCAACGCTAATTCGTGAAACAAGATACAAATTCAATGTTAGCACAGACAGagtaataaattgttaacaCAATGTCGGCTGTTTAACTCACTTGGGTGCGTATTGAAGCGCGGCGGCATGTGTTTGTGCGAGTGTGGCGAGCACGGCGCAGAGCGCCAGAAGTAAACCGCGCGAGGCCATGCTGCTGCTGACAGAACTGCTGCGACTGGTGGCTGCTGCCGCCTGCCGCCCCTAATGTATCGCGCTCAAGTGCGTGCCTCGACATGCACCACTCGCACTATCTTTATCATAACCACTTGCGATAAACTAACATTGAAAATCTACGTCGTCGGTCAATCACGTTGTAGGAAGTACGTTTTAATGTACCTTTCATTTTCGatattacctattataataGTGAGATAAGAAATCATTtgttcatttaggtcaaatactgGCACTTATGATAGCTACTAACAAAGTGAATGATTTTACCGCCAGTTCGCAAGGTAGctccaatgagaagagctgccaacaaactcctggccagTTTATTAATGCGTATtcacaatgtttattattataactaaaccagcattattataactaaatgactttataaatatctttaaagtcTTAATTTGACGTGTATTGCACGTGTTAATGAAAACTTCGTAGACATTCAAGTTAGGGTGAAGTCGTGGGAGAATATAAGATCGTGATAAAGTCTGACCCCTCAACATATGTACGAATAACCAGGAGGAATCTCGCATTGGTTACTGTTGACCGTGATCACGATCGACAAACATTGTGAAACTGTGTAGTAGTTCCCATACAGTAATCTGTTCTTCATGCTCTTCTATGTTTCTCTATTAGAGGAACTCGTGACGTAGTTAACAACAACCGCGCGGatagatctctgaggttaaggtacgtttaccgaggttgttccgtagatgggtgaccacattaTACATTCCTGTGGTTTGGAAGGTACGTTAAGTTTTGGGTtccggttgtcattttcaaagatctctAATGGTCAgtggtcagaagcttgaaattctgacaaccaGGGTTATGGAAGTTGGATAGGCagtagctccatgtaaaatattggtatatagctgcatccggtgagactggaagccgactccaacaaagttggaagaaaagctcgGCTGATTTAAACATTTCATAAGTATGATCTATTAAAGTGCGAGTTCAGGATTTTCTAACAGTTTATGAAACGCAGTAGGTATTCAGTAttcatcattaaaaaaaactctattcCTTTTCTGCCTCCGTGACTGACGAATATTAGGCCTATTGACTATTGTATTTATTGGACAATCATGGTGTCTTGAGAGTGAGCCGGCGCTCAGTACTATTCGGAAACAACAGTAGCATCAGTTGAAGGAATGTGACGGATTGAAGATCCACCACCAATGTCAAtagttgaaacaagtgataactcatttcattttaaaagacaactcccgcattaagaattgctcttgtgtcgtggggatttttacaaacatacaaaaaacggataCAAaaaacaaccagacccgtaacaactAATTTGgtttgcacaaatatttttccgtgtgggaatccaaCCCACAACCTCTCAACGCATTGGtggtggcgtggcgaccaccttagctactgcgccacggaggccgtctaaataagtatttctaacacacactCAACTTCGAgtagtcattggtgtgttggcTCGGGATCGGAACATCAGCCAATTGCATAGGAAGTACCTACCAACTTACACCATTCGTACAGTTTCGTGCTTAGTTCCGTGGAGAGATTTATTAGACCCCACTGTTGACTCACTTGATTAAGAAAACCTCCTACAAAGCGGTCTACTTTCGGTGGTCGAATTCGTGGTAGTCATTGCAATGGTTTTTAGAATCCTTCAATACTGTTACCGACCAGTGCAGTGTGTACTACAAGACCAGTACATTCCTGAACTCTAAGTTTCTAAACATCTCAAAAAAGTTGTTCCTAGAAAACTGACTATTTACTAATTAGGCGCGAAGGTTCAGAAGAATTCACTATGAAAACGCTCGTTTAGCTCTTTATTTTCGCTCTTTTTCAAAAGAACTATCTGTTACTATAATGTCTAGGACATCTTTTTCAACTCCCAGCAACAAGAATGTTAGCGGGGATCCGACTTTCACGACGTTTGAAcgttaataactttttgccGGCATGATATCAATTTCATATAAAGTTTAAAGTAGCTCGTTATTTATCTTCCTACAGAGGTAATCTAAAATAAAAGGAATAACAAGAAACACAATGACTTAGTTgcacatatatttatttacatttcaggAAAGGATTGCTTTCTAAACAGTTACTGATttctattgtaatttaattaaatttaattaatttatttattgtaccttATTTGTCTCACTAATTAGGTATAATAAGAGGTTGAGGTTTCCCTGCTCTCAGTAGTGTCAGGAACAGTTGCATTCGGCGGAGCGGCGGTAGAGTAAGATTCCGTCGCGTTAGATGGAGCGGCAGTGACCGGCAGGATGCATCGCGCGCGGTGCGGCCAGTCGCACACGTGTAGCACGGGGTTGAAGTGCAGGTTGGCGGGACACTCGCGGCACACGGGCGGCAAGTACGGCTGCACGCAGTAGTAGAACAGCTGGCAGTCGTCCGGGTGCGGCACCAGCGCGTCAGTACTGTTCACCTCGCTGCACGATACCGGCGTCACCGAGTTCCGCTCGCAGCGGTCCGATGAATTCACGCGTGAACTAAACAAAATTTGTTAATCATTATTtgtaggtgcctttacacacacgctcgcgcgtgaaagagcgggCGTGTAAAGGGTGTGCAATGAGAAAGGAAAAAGCGCGTgacgcgctcatctgtcaagcccgcgaaaaAATCGTGACCGAAGAACGCGCAGTCTTTtccgtgcgtaatcctgtacgctcctaaaaacgcgcgatagagcgtgtgtgtaaaggcacctaatgtCACGCATATTTCTGCTTGATAAATGTTTGCTGCTAATAGAAGTGAACTTGTTAAACAATTCTGTTGCTTtacaaaaaacacttttttaacgATATTGTCGCAAATCGTATCCGCATCCGCGCATACGTCACTAGTAGTCATTATGATTCTTACTTCGCTGCTATCGCTGTGTATTCCAGATCGATGTAGATggattattacttacttatcaCTAGATGCTTGTAATTGCGATGTAGGATGCATGAAGTTTTACCTATTaactaagtaattatattactcCTGTCGCGCGCTAAGACGAATACGAACTGAACAcgagtttgtttatagtgtcctaTTGTGTACACCTGCACAATACACGGGCAGGTATATTTCAACTACACTAACTCCGAGAGACGGTGACCGATGTGAGGGGTACGGAGCAGAACCACCTTGCGTCCTCAATTTCCATACCTCGGGCAAGCAATAACACACTAGGGAGTGCTTATTTTCAAACGGTAGTTACAAGAAGCTATAAGAACGTCAGGACAAATCACTACACATCTATCTTGCACTCAATCTGCCACTATTATAgtgtacatacatagataaatcGTCAGGCGGTTAATACCCatacaatatatatatagataatgACCTAATCATGTAAACTTATGACAGAGCCGCTTGTGTTACACTCAAGTGGCAACATTCGCGCTACATTTGTCACAACACTTCACTATACTCGCGATCGACTTACATCCATGCGTCGCACCCCGCTTGACTCGGCCAGTCGCACACGTGTAGCACGGGGTTGAAGTGCAGGTTGGCGGGACACTCGCGGCACACGGGCGGCAAGTACGGCTGCACGCAGTAGTAGAACAGCTGGCAGTCGTCCGGGTGCGGCACCAGCGCGTCCGCACTGTGCACCTCGCTGCACGACACCGGCGTCACCGAGTGCTGCTCGCAGCGCGCCGTAGTATTCACCAGGGAActgaacaaaacaattattagtcCAAATATTTGATACGACATAAAATTCTTCCTAACTAATATCCTGCCGTATTCTTCCttcattttattgataaaaaccgACTGAACACATggtacacacacactctattccatcactctcatagcccggacGGATATCCGACACGACCAGTAAGTTCCTAAAACCAAGCAGTCACTGAGAATCTCTTGACAGAATAACTCAGGAATGACTCTTTGGCTAACTTTGTCTTCTTACACAAAACGTTCCATGCCTACTATTTTTAGGTTTACAAAAGATATCTATGAAAGGAAGGCAATATGTAACAATGACCAGAGAagaaaaagctaaaaaaaacttaagtacGTATTTGtgcaaattatgtattttatgcaAGTAAACAGTAAGACATAAACAGTAGGCAAGCCTTCTGTTAATTACTAACTGTTTACAATTGACTTACTTGTGTGACTGCTGAAAAACGCGCGCGTGTGTTTGTGCGAGTGTGGCGAGCACGGCGCAGAGCGCCAGAAGTAAACCGCGCGAGGCCATGCTGCTGCTGACAGAACTGCTGCGACTGGTGGCTGCTGCCGCCTGCCGCCCCTAATGTATCGCGCTCAAGTGCGTGCCTCGACATGCACCACTCGCACTATCTTTATCATAACCACTTGCGATAAACTAACACTGAAAACCTACGTCATCGCTAAAATTATAGGAACTAATAAGAACCTATAAGTATTTATTCCGTTTTAAAAAATCGGTTCTGCCCCGACAGCCCCTACCACTTACTTCCTGCGTGTAACTTTTCCTTAAGAATCTGATTAAACCACTTACTTAATTGTCCTTGTTATAAGATCGTAATCGATAGAATGCAATGGACTCTTTCTTATTCGATCCTAACCATACCTaagtgttgttatttattatccAGCCATgcacaaaaagtattttaaagatttgacttaacaataaattgcattaaagtataaagaaaatatagaaactaacatttgttatgtaggtacctagttcttttttaaatgggaattttcaaaaatattactaat
This DNA window, taken from Anticarsia gemmatalis isolate Benzon Research Colony breed Stoneville strain chromosome 11, ilAntGemm2 primary, whole genome shotgun sequence, encodes the following:
- the LOC142976530 gene encoding uncharacterized protein LOC142976530; this encodes MHDTIIRLANVWKTCNKIRAAAFRVGLNLWDWYRPLDPEGNSLISESKFVSILAGPLRSVVGLSDDEIAQLADYFRAQDGRVLYHQLCQIIHGEDAGGRDKTSADCLLEACPPPPEPACHSLDQWQTRRLCCLLATIAARDIPLKPYFQDYELVAKNDGRITFAHFARILTYIGVIVSAEDFNLLVRKFIKDSYTLDYVDFLKTVEAVKKEGIRGLGPEYLNPSAVIDTTLPKLSRPEVEAGLSTAPLGATEVFHPALKQPPPSRQLVDLMLRVQEFVMQRRIRVSEFFRDYDALNSGRIAPLQFRRAMDAMGLGTVLTPEEVVCVMKHYVDPNDPQRVCWRTFEDDCDQVFTIKELEKHPEAKAGCAADAVAELPPLGSAADRGEGESGADLDAAQAALLRVRAACAERSIDLRPAFSEHDEHNNGHVSRAQVRRVLARLGVLPAAAHVRALEARYLDDCGFSYVRLLDEMVERPAESATIAGPAAALQRARKPAAANPLETDIVQILAKIKGKMVREGVRPREFLRQFDPRNELVIPRADFYRGLGSAGLSLTPLEMDTLMEVFCAPGRRRYVEYERFCSVVGEALTQTGLERAPLLEPIPHVPTIDSPLNFLNFEERNIVSMALKKLSKFPDQLSNILEVFQDMDRSHCGTIPRVCVERALCQRGLLQLVSARERDLLYKCFGYARGCGLEVNYRAFCNALDLLYATASAQPC
- the LOC142976825 gene encoding uncharacterized protein LOC142976825, encoding MASRGLLLALCAVLATLAQTHAGVLQQSPKCAQHSVTPVSCSQATSADALVPHPDDCQLFYYCVQRHLPPLCRECPFNLHFNPITHVCDWPREAGCYLSTPAGPSDATEPDTTPDDNVSSPSTEGSEISSSYYYWPNKGRQAAAATSRSSSVSSSMASRGLLLALCAVLATLAQTHARVFQQSHNSLVNTTARCEQHSVTPVSCSEVHSADALVPHPDDCQLFYYCVQPYLPPVCRECPANLHFNPVLHVCDWPSQAGCDAWISRVNSSDRCERNSVTPVSCSEVNSTDALVPHPDDCQLFYYCVQPYLPPVCRECPANLHFNPVLHVCDWPHRARCILPVTAAPSNATESYSTAAPPNATVPDTTESRETSTSYYGRQAAAATSRSSSVSSSMASRGLLLALCAVLATLAQTHAAALQYAPKLSTSDRCERNSVTQLSCSEVHSTDALVPHPDDCQLFYYCVQPYLPPVCRECPANLHFNPVLHVCDWPSQAGCKIVTTVTQTAATTGAPDDSTSTSATTSARVSSTTESPSTSSIPHSTTSARVATETTAEPHTDSSSTESESTTELYTDTSSTEPESTTELYTDTSSTGSESTTELYTDSSSAGSESTTELYTDSSSTESESTTELYTDTSSTGSESTTELYTDSTSTGSESTTELYTDTSSAGSESTTELYTDSSSTESESTTELYTDSTSTESESTTELYTDTTSAGSESTTELYTDSSSTESESTTELYTDTSSTGSESTTELYTDTSSAGSESTTELYTDSSSTESESTTELYTDSTSTESESTTELYTDTTSAGSESTTELYTDSSSTESESTTELYTDSTSTESESTTELYTDTTSAGSESTTELYTDSTSTGSESTTELYTDTSSAGSESTTELYTDSSSTESESTTEVYTDSTSTESESTTELYTDRPSNDAFNQRNSTGMNHASTTNSSTPSSTSTTPRTPLRTIAPWRHLSEIIY